From a single Mucilaginibacter terrenus genomic region:
- the ilvC gene encoding ketol-acid reductoisomerase — MAKLNFGGTEENVVTRDEFPLSKAQEVLKDEVVAVIGYGVQGPGQALNQKDNGINVIVGQRKNSKTWDKAVSDGFVPGETLFEIEEALEKGTIICYLLSDAAQIELWPTVKKHLTPGKALYFSHGFGITFNEQTGIVPPADVDVFLVAPKGSGTSLRRMFLQGRGLNSSYAIFQDATGKAQERVIALGIAVGSGYLFETDFKKEVFSDLTGERGTLMGCIQGIFAAQYEVLRTNGHSPSEAFNETVEELTQSLMPLVAENGMDWMYANCSTTAQRGALDWWKKFRDATKPVFEDLYKSVATGVESQKSIDSNSKSDYREKLNEELRELRESEMWQAGKTVRSLRPENQAVEA; from the coding sequence ATGGCAAAATTAAATTTCGGCGGTACCGAAGAAAATGTAGTTACCCGCGACGAGTTCCCTTTATCAAAAGCGCAGGAAGTATTGAAGGACGAAGTAGTAGCCGTTATTGGCTATGGCGTTCAGGGTCCGGGCCAGGCGCTTAATCAAAAAGACAACGGCATTAACGTAATTGTTGGCCAGCGTAAAAATTCAAAAACCTGGGATAAAGCTGTAAGTGACGGCTTTGTACCGGGCGAAACCCTTTTTGAAATTGAAGAAGCCCTTGAAAAAGGTACCATCATCTGCTACCTGTTAAGCGATGCCGCTCAAATTGAACTTTGGCCAACTGTTAAAAAGCACCTTACCCCTGGTAAAGCGCTTTATTTCTCACATGGTTTTGGTATTACCTTTAACGAGCAGACCGGCATAGTCCCTCCTGCTGATGTGGATGTGTTCCTGGTTGCCCCTAAAGGTTCAGGCACTTCATTGCGCCGTATGTTCCTGCAGGGCCGTGGCTTAAATTCAAGCTACGCTATTTTCCAGGATGCTACAGGCAAAGCACAGGAGCGCGTTATTGCCTTGGGTATTGCTGTAGGCAGCGGTTACCTGTTCGAAACCGATTTCAAAAAAGAAGTATTCAGTGACCTTACCGGCGAGCGTGGTACTTTAATGGGCTGTATCCAGGGTATTTTTGCTGCACAGTACGAAGTATTGCGCACCAACGGGCACTCTCCTTCAGAGGCATTTAACGAAACCGTTGAAGAACTTACACAGTCGCTTATGCCATTGGTTGCCGAGAACGGTATGGACTGGATGTACGCCAACTGCTCTACCACTGCACAGCGTGGTGCGCTGGACTGGTGGAAGAAATTCCGTGATGCTACCAAACCAGTGTTTGAAGACCTTTACAAGAGCGTAGCTACGGGTGTTGAGTCACAAAAATCTATCGACTCTAACAGCAAGTCTGACTACCGCGAAAAATTAAACGAAGAATTACGCGAACTACGCGAAAGCGAAATGTGGCAGGCAGGCAAAACTGTACGCAGTTTACGCCCTGAGAACCAGGCTGTAGAAGCGTAA
- a CDS encoding 2-isopropylmalate synthase has protein sequence MLHDPNRVYVFDTTLRDGEQVPGCQLTTPEKIEIARELERLGVDIIEAGFPVSSPGDFQSVVEISKAVSEPTVCALTRANKGDIDAAIEALKYAKRPRIHTGIGSSDQHIKHKFNSTREEILERAVEAVKYAKKSVEDIEFYAEDAGRADIVFLAQMVEAVIGAGATVVNIPDTNGYCLPDQYGSKIKFLKENVSNIDKAIISVHCHNDLGLATANSVAGLQNGARQIEGTINGIGERAGNTSIEEVVMILKTHQALGLYTNINSKNFYEMSRMISTQMRMPVQPNKAIVGSNAFAHSSGIHQDGFLKNRENYEIIRPEDVGFPSASIVLTARSGRHALKFHLERLGHTLDKDELYEVYQRFLTLADNKLDINDNDLQELVAYKLVKN, from the coding sequence ATGTTACACGATCCCAACCGCGTTTACGTTTTTGACACCACCCTTCGTGATGGCGAGCAGGTACCGGGTTGCCAGCTGACAACCCCAGAGAAGATAGAGATAGCCCGCGAACTGGAAAGGCTGGGCGTGGATATAATTGAAGCCGGTTTCCCGGTATCGAGCCCCGGGGATTTCCAAAGTGTTGTGGAAATATCCAAAGCGGTATCTGAGCCGACCGTGTGCGCGCTTACCCGTGCCAACAAAGGTGATATAGATGCGGCGATTGAAGCACTTAAGTATGCAAAACGCCCGCGTATACATACCGGCATAGGCTCGTCTGATCAGCACATTAAACACAAATTTAACAGCACACGCGAAGAGATACTGGAGCGCGCCGTAGAGGCGGTAAAGTACGCAAAGAAATCGGTAGAGGATATCGAGTTCTATGCTGAGGATGCCGGCCGTGCTGATATAGTTTTCCTGGCGCAGATGGTAGAAGCTGTAATTGGCGCGGGTGCTACCGTAGTAAACATCCCGGATACAAACGGATATTGCCTGCCCGATCAATACGGCAGCAAAATAAAGTTCCTTAAAGAGAACGTAAGCAATATTGATAAAGCCATTATATCGGTGCATTGCCATAACGACCTTGGCCTGGCTACCGCAAACTCTGTTGCAGGGCTGCAAAATGGCGCCCGCCAGATAGAAGGCACTATAAACGGCATTGGCGAGCGTGCCGGTAACACTTCTATAGAAGAGGTGGTAATGATCCTGAAAACGCACCAGGCGCTTGGTTTATATACCAACATCAACAGCAAAAACTTTTACGAGATGAGCCGCATGATTAGCACGCAGATGCGCATGCCGGTACAGCCTAACAAAGCCATAGTGGGCAGCAATGCTTTTGCGCATAGCTCGGGCATTCACCAGGACGGCTTTCTTAAGAACAGGGAAAATTACGAGATTATCCGCCCCGAAGATGTTGGTTTCCCAAGCGCCAGCATCGTGTTAACCGCGCGCAGCGGCCGCCATGCGCTAAAGTTCCATTTAGAACGCCTTGGGCATACGCTTGACAAGGATGAACTATATGAAGTTTACCAGCGCTTTTTAACCCTGGCAGACAACAAGCTGGACATAAACGATAACGACTTGCAGGAACTGGTAGCCTACAAGTTGGTAAAGAACTAA
- the ilvB gene encoding biosynthetic-type acetolactate synthase large subunit produces the protein MEVAQQEIGAVAVQPATVPVTQVSGSVALLEALIVEGVDTIFGYPGGAIMPIYDALYDYKEKLNHILVRHEQGGIHAGQGYARTSGKVGVVFATSGPGATNLVTGLADAQIDSTPLVCITGQVFAHLLGTDAFQETDVINITTPVTKWNYQVTDANEIPEVIAKAFYIAKSGRPGPVLIDITKNAQIQKFDYQGYTPCKHIRSYRPKPIVRSQYIQQAAELINQAKKPFVLWGQGVILGSAEQEFKTFIEKSGIPAAWTILGAGAIPTDHELNVGMLGMHGNYGPNVLTNECDVLIAIGMRFDDRVTGRLDKYAKQAKVIHLDIDPAEIDKNVVSTVPVWGDCKETLPLLTQLVEAKQHTEWVNKFKEFADKEIEAVIFDELNPGDGEMTMGEVIKHLNDLTGGEAIIVSDVGQHQMVACRYARLNNTRSNVTSGGLGTMGFALPAAIGAKFGAQDRDVVAIIGDGGFQMTLQELGTIMQSGINVKIIILNNRFLGMVRQWQELFNERRYSFVDIQSPDFVTVAKGYGIAGKSIDDRANLSSSLKEMLEHNGSYLLEVMVRKENNVFPMVPQGCSVAEIRLK, from the coding sequence ATGGAAGTAGCACAGCAAGAGATAGGTGCAGTTGCAGTTCAGCCAGCAACGGTACCGGTAACACAAGTATCAGGTTCAGTAGCTTTACTGGAAGCACTGATTGTGGAAGGCGTGGATACTATTTTTGGCTATCCAGGTGGCGCTATTATGCCTATTTACGACGCGTTGTATGACTATAAGGAAAAACTTAACCACATACTGGTACGCCATGAACAGGGCGGCATACATGCAGGCCAAGGTTATGCGCGTACTTCCGGCAAAGTGGGTGTGGTATTTGCAACCAGCGGCCCGGGTGCAACCAACCTGGTTACCGGCCTTGCAGATGCGCAGATAGATAGCACACCGCTGGTATGTATTACCGGGCAGGTATTTGCACACCTGTTAGGTACCGATGCTTTCCAGGAGACAGATGTAATTAATATAACCACACCGGTAACTAAATGGAATTACCAGGTTACAGATGCTAACGAGATTCCTGAAGTTATTGCTAAAGCCTTCTACATCGCTAAAAGCGGACGTCCGGGGCCTGTGCTTATCGACATAACTAAGAACGCTCAGATTCAGAAATTCGACTACCAGGGTTACACGCCTTGCAAGCATATACGCAGCTACAGGCCAAAACCTATCGTTAGGTCTCAATACATCCAGCAGGCAGCAGAGCTTATTAACCAGGCTAAAAAGCCATTTGTTCTATGGGGTCAGGGCGTGATATTGGGCAGTGCGGAACAGGAGTTTAAAACATTCATAGAAAAGAGCGGCATCCCTGCTGCATGGACAATACTAGGCGCGGGTGCTATCCCTACAGATCATGAACTTAATGTAGGCATGCTGGGCATGCACGGCAATTACGGTCCTAATGTGCTTACTAACGAGTGCGATGTACTTATTGCGATAGGCATGCGTTTTGACGACCGCGTAACCGGCCGGCTGGACAAGTATGCTAAGCAGGCTAAGGTGATTCATTTGGATATAGATCCGGCGGAGATTGACAAAAATGTAGTAAGCACCGTACCTGTATGGGGCGACTGCAAAGAAACCTTACCGTTGTTAACCCAACTGGTAGAAGCTAAACAGCATACCGAATGGGTAAATAAATTCAAAGAGTTTGCTGATAAAGAAATTGAAGCCGTAATATTTGACGAGTTAAACCCCGGCGATGGCGAAATGACCATGGGCGAGGTAATTAAGCACCTTAATGATCTCACCGGTGGTGAGGCTATTATCGTAAGCGACGTTGGCCAGCACCAGATGGTGGCCTGCCGTTACGCCAGGCTCAACAACACCCGCAGTAATGTGACCAGCGGTGGCTTAGGCACGATGGGCTTTGCCCTTCCTGCTGCTATTGGTGCCAAGTTTGGCGCACAGGACCGCGATGTGGTCGCCATTATAGGCGATGGCGGTTTCCAGATGACCTTACAGGAACTGGGCACCATCATGCAAAGCGGCATCAACGTAAAAATTATCATTCTCAATAACCGCTTCCTGGGCATGGTGCGCCAGTGGCAGGAACTTTTCAACGAGCGTCGCTATTCGTTCGTGGATATCCAAAGCCCCGACTTTGTTACCGTTGCTAAGGGGTATGGCATTGCAGGCAAATCAATAGATGACCGTGCAAACCTTTCTTCATCGTTGAAAGAAATGCTGGAGCATAACGGCTCGTACCTGCTGGAAGTTATGGTACGAAAAGAAAACAACGTGTTCCCGATGGTACCACAGGGATGCAGTGTAGCAGAAATAAGGTTAAAGTAA
- the leuB gene encoding 3-isopropylmalate dehydrogenase: MTKHILVIPGDGIGPEVTTWGKAVLEKIGQSYGHEFTFDEALMGHAGIEATGSPLPDETLEKAKASDAILFGAIGHIKYDNDPSAKVRPEQGLLKIRKELGLYANLRPIMLFDELLDASSLKPEILKGTDILFFRELTGDVYFGEKKRSEDRNTASDLMIYHRYEVERIATKAFEAARVRGKRLCSVDKANVLEASRLWREVVQELAKQYPDVETEHMFIDNAAMQLVKNPKKFDVVLTANLFGDILTDEASQIAGSMGMLASASIGDGTGFFEPIHGSAHDIAGQDKANPLASILSVALMLEISFGLKDEAKAITTAIDKVLKEGFRTGDIADANTDKSKILGTTAMGQKVLEYL; this comes from the coding sequence ATGACAAAACACATTTTAGTAATACCGGGCGACGGCATTGGGCCGGAAGTAACCACCTGGGGAAAAGCCGTACTGGAGAAAATAGGCCAAAGCTACGGCCATGAATTTACGTTCGATGAGGCGTTGATGGGTCATGCTGGTATAGAAGCGACCGGTAGTCCGCTGCCAGACGAAACCCTGGAAAAAGCGAAAGCCAGCGATGCTATACTATTTGGCGCAATCGGGCATATCAAATATGATAATGATCCGTCTGCAAAGGTTCGCCCGGAGCAGGGATTATTAAAAATACGTAAGGAGCTTGGGCTATATGCCAACCTGCGCCCGATCATGCTTTTTGATGAACTGCTGGATGCATCCAGCTTAAAGCCAGAGATACTGAAGGGAACGGATATTCTTTTCTTTAGGGAACTTACAGGCGACGTTTACTTCGGTGAAAAAAAACGCAGCGAAGACCGGAACACAGCTTCGGACCTGATGATCTATCATCGTTATGAGGTAGAGCGCATTGCTACCAAAGCTTTTGAGGCAGCAAGGGTTCGCGGTAAAAGGTTATGCTCGGTAGACAAAGCTAACGTGCTGGAAGCTTCCCGCCTATGGCGCGAGGTAGTGCAGGAATTAGCAAAACAATACCCTGACGTAGAGACCGAGCACATGTTTATTGATAACGCAGCCATGCAATTGGTTAAGAACCCTAAAAAGTTCGACGTGGTGCTTACCGCCAACCTTTTTGGCGATATCCTTACTGATGAAGCATCGCAAATTGCAGGTTCAATGGGTATGCTGGCGTCGGCATCTATAGGTGATGGTACCGGTTTCTTTGAACCTATTCACGGTTCGGCACATGATATCGCCGGGCAGGACAAAGCAAATCCGCTGGCCTCCATCCTATCCGTAGCATTAATGCTCGAGATAAGTTTTGGGCTAAAGGACGAAGCTAAGGCCATCACCACTGCAATTGACAAGGTACTTAAAGAAGGTTTCCGCACCGGCGACATTGCTGATGCAAATACTGATAAAAGCAAAATATTGGGTACAACGGCCATGGGCCAAAAAGTTTTGGAATACTTATAG
- the ilvN gene encoding acetolactate synthase small subunit, whose product METLENQKQEFNITVYTENQIGLLSRIAIIFTRRKINIDSLNTSPSEIESIHRFNIVINESEEVVRKLTRQIEKQVEVLKVYYHTNDDVVWQELALYKMSTDVIAEKISVERLLRENGARAVVIRKDYTVFEATGHREETDNLIKILQPYGLIEFVRSARVAIIKQSDGFNRKLREFERLEPGEDVVENEYLNQGQKVFTM is encoded by the coding sequence ATGGAAACATTAGAGAACCAAAAGCAGGAGTTTAATATCACGGTTTATACCGAGAACCAAATAGGTTTGCTTAGCCGCATTGCAATTATATTTACTCGCCGCAAGATTAATATTGATAGCCTTAATACCTCACCATCAGAGATAGAAAGTATCCACCGCTTTAACATTGTAATAAACGAAAGCGAAGAGGTAGTACGTAAGCTTACCCGCCAGATAGAAAAACAGGTAGAGGTACTTAAAGTGTATTACCACACCAATGATGACGTGGTTTGGCAGGAGCTGGCGCTCTACAAAATGTCTACAGATGTTATTGCTGAAAAAATCAGCGTAGAGCGTTTACTGCGCGAGAATGGTGCACGTGCTGTGGTTATCCGTAAAGACTATACCGTATTTGAGGCAACGGGTCATCGCGAAGAAACAGATAACCTGATCAAGATCCTGCAGCCTTATGGTCTTATAGAATTTGTACGCAGCGCACGTGTAGCTATCATTAAACAAAGCGACGGTTTTAACCGCAAACTTCGCGAATTTGAAAGGCTTGAACCAGGCGAGGATGTAGTAGAGAACGAATACCTTAACCAGGGACAGAAGGTCTTTACCATGTAA
- a CDS encoding class I SAM-dependent methyltransferase — MKWNAELYDQKHAFVYQFGENVLELLAAQPGERVLDLGCGTGYLTDQIRIQGANVIGADASPEMIKKAKETYPEVDFVVADGTNFHFDEKFDAVFSNATLHWIKKADAAIKCVYDSLKPGGRFVAEMGGKGNVQHLIAATRQVLRKHGYHKQAETEIWYFPSLADYTSRLEAQGFRVTYASHFDRKTPLQDGDQGVAKWISMFAPLYLVGVPKEEKQQLLEEVTALLEPIYNENGQWYADYVRLRFIAVKQ; from the coding sequence ATGAAATGGAACGCCGAATTATATGATCAGAAGCACGCGTTTGTTTACCAATTTGGTGAGAACGTGCTGGAGTTGCTGGCCGCACAACCGGGCGAACGTGTACTGGACCTTGGTTGCGGTACCGGTTATCTTACCGACCAGATACGTATACAAGGTGCCAACGTGATTGGTGCAGACGCATCGCCTGAGATGATAAAAAAAGCTAAGGAAACTTATCCTGAAGTTGATTTTGTAGTTGCGGACGGCACCAATTTTCATTTCGATGAAAAGTTTGACGCCGTATTTTCCAACGCTACGCTGCACTGGATAAAAAAAGCCGATGCTGCCATTAAATGCGTTTACGACTCACTTAAACCTGGCGGCCGCTTTGTGGCAGAAATGGGCGGCAAAGGTAATGTACAGCACCTGATAGCAGCAACCCGCCAGGTACTGCGTAAGCATGGTTACCATAAACAAGCCGAAACCGAAATTTGGTATTTTCCATCTCTTGCCGATTATACATCGAGGCTGGAAGCACAGGGGTTCAGGGTAACTTATGCATCGCACTTTGATCGTAAAACACCTTTGCAGGACGGCGACCAGGGTGTGGCTAAATGGATAAGCATGTTTGCGCCGTTATACCTCGTTGGCGTTCCAAAAGAAGAAAAGCAACAGCTACTGGAAGAGGTTACCGCATTGCTGGAGCCTATTTACAATGAGAACGGGCAATGGTATGCCGATTATGTGAGATTAAGGTTTATTGCTGTTAAACAATAA
- the leuD gene encoding 3-isopropylmalate dehydratase small subunit produces MATKIFKHIQTGAVPLPIENIDTDQIIPARFLKATTREGFGNNLFRDWRFDNDGNPKQDFVLNDPTYSGKVLVAGKNFGCGSSREHAAWALADYGFDAVVSSFFADIFKGNALNNGLLPVQVSDEFLKKLFDAIYLDPHAEIEVNLVDQFIKIVATGDQESFEVNPYKKACMTNGYDDIDYILSKKELIEQFENPLTP; encoded by the coding sequence ATGGCAACCAAAATATTTAAACATATACAAACCGGCGCGGTACCGCTGCCTATCGAGAACATCGATACCGACCAGATTATCCCTGCACGGTTTTTAAAAGCCACTACCCGCGAAGGTTTTGGCAACAACCTGTTTCGCGACTGGCGTTTTGATAACGACGGCAACCCAAAACAGGACTTTGTTCTTAACGATCCTACCTATAGCGGGAAAGTACTTGTTGCAGGAAAAAACTTTGGCTGCGGCAGCAGCCGCGAGCACGCTGCATGGGCATTGGCCGACTATGGCTTTGATGCCGTAGTGAGCAGCTTTTTTGCCGACATATTTAAAGGCAATGCCCTTAACAACGGCTTGCTGCCTGTACAGGTAAGCGATGAGTTCCTGAAAAAGCTCTTCGATGCCATCTATCTTGATCCGCATGCAGAGATTGAGGTGAACCTGGTAGATCAGTTTATTAAAATAGTAGCCACCGGCGATCAGGAAAGCTTTGAGGTAAACCCTTACAAAAAAGCCTGCATGACCAACGGCTACGATGATATAGATTATATTCTGAGCAAGAAAGAACTAATAGAACAATTCGAAAACCCCCTAACCCCCTAA
- a CDS encoding GxxExxY protein — METGRRTPEDFKDCTSKIIGCAMRVHSALGNGFQEVIYQRALEIEMAREGLVFEREMEMPIYYRGEQIGTRRVDFFVDGEVMVELKALLMLENVHLAQGINYLEAYGIQTGLLINFGATSLQFKRLLNNKLARA, encoded by the coding sequence ATGGAAACGGGAAGACGGACACCTGAAGACTTTAAGGATTGCACCAGCAAGATAATTGGCTGTGCAATGCGTGTTCATTCTGCTTTAGGTAACGGTTTTCAGGAAGTAATCTATCAAAGAGCGCTTGAAATAGAAATGGCACGAGAAGGTCTTGTTTTTGAGAGAGAAATGGAGATGCCTATCTATTATCGGGGTGAGCAGATAGGGACGCGCCGGGTAGATTTCTTTGTAGATGGCGAAGTGATGGTTGAACTTAAAGCGTTATTGATGCTGGAAAATGTTCATTTGGCGCAAGGGATTAATTACCTGGAAGCATACGGTATACAAACGGGCTTGTTAATTAACTTTGGAGCTACCAGCCTACAGTTCAAACGACTACTAAATAATAAACTGGCAAGAGCTTAA
- the leuC gene encoding 3-isopropylmalate dehydratase large subunit has protein sequence MAKTLFDKIWDAHVVSSAEGFPDVLYIDTHFIHEVTSPQAFDGLRQRGLPVFRPKQTVATADHNVPTWDQHLPIKEELSRYQVDMLTKNCKEFGIELYGLGHPYQGIVHVIGPELGITRPGGTYVCGDSHTSTHGAFGAIAFGIGTSQVEQVLATQCLLQSRPKRMKIEVNGQLQKGVGAKDIILYIIAQISAAGGTGYAVEYAGDTIRSLSMEGRMTICNMSIEMGARCGLIAPDETTVNYVKGREFAPKGEDWDKAVAYWQTLYSDADAEFDSVLSFNAEDIEPMITYGTNPGMGIGVTQHVPETTSFEAKEQGSYKKALDYMGLHDDEQLLGHPIDYVFIGSCTNSRIEDLREVAKFVKGKQKADNVTVWVVPGSKQVQQQAIAEGLDKVFESAGFPLREPGCSACLGMNEDKIPAGKYCISTSNRNFEGRQGPNSRTFLASPLTAAASAITGVVTDIREMLSEEELV, from the coding sequence ATGGCAAAAACATTATTCGATAAAATTTGGGATGCGCACGTCGTCAGCAGCGCTGAGGGCTTTCCCGACGTTTTATACATCGACACTCATTTCATTCATGAGGTAACCAGCCCGCAGGCATTTGACGGCTTGCGCCAGCGGGGCTTACCGGTTTTCAGGCCGAAACAAACCGTTGCCACGGCCGACCACAACGTCCCTACCTGGGACCAACACCTCCCAATTAAAGAAGAACTTTCGCGCTACCAGGTTGATATGCTCACCAAAAACTGTAAAGAGTTTGGCATCGAGCTATATGGCCTTGGGCACCCTTACCAGGGTATAGTGCACGTTATAGGCCCCGAACTGGGCATAACCCGCCCGGGCGGTACTTATGTTTGCGGCGACAGCCATACCTCAACACATGGCGCTTTTGGCGCTATTGCTTTTGGTATCGGCACATCGCAGGTAGAACAGGTGCTGGCTACGCAGTGCTTACTGCAGTCGCGCCCTAAGCGCATGAAAATAGAAGTTAACGGCCAACTGCAAAAAGGCGTTGGCGCTAAAGATATCATCCTGTACATCATTGCGCAGATCTCTGCCGCGGGTGGGACAGGTTACGCGGTTGAATACGCCGGCGATACCATACGCTCCCTGAGCATGGAAGGCCGCATGACCATCTGCAACATGAGCATTGAAATGGGTGCACGCTGCGGCTTGATCGCTCCGGACGAAACCACCGTTAACTATGTTAAAGGCCGCGAATTTGCGCCGAAAGGTGAAGATTGGGACAAAGCCGTTGCTTACTGGCAAACACTTTACTCCGACGCAGATGCGGAGTTTGACAGTGTATTAAGCTTTAATGCTGAAGATATTGAACCCATGATCACCTATGGTACCAATCCGGGTATGGGCATCGGCGTAACACAGCATGTGCCCGAAACAACATCGTTCGAAGCTAAAGAACAGGGCTCTTACAAAAAAGCGCTGGACTATATGGGCTTGCATGATGATGAGCAACTGCTTGGACACCCGATTGATTATGTATTTATCGGCAGCTGTACCAACTCCCGTATTGAAGATTTACGCGAAGTAGCCAAGTTTGTTAAAGGCAAACAAAAGGCCGACAATGTTACGGTTTGGGTAGTACCCGGCTCTAAACAAGTTCAGCAGCAGGCGATAGCTGAAGGCCTGGATAAAGTTTTCGAGTCCGCGGGTTTCCCGTTGCGCGAACCGGGCTGCAGTGCTTGCCTGGGCATGAACGAGGATAAGATACCCGCAGGCAAATATTGCATCTCAACATCAAACAGAAACTTTGAAGGCCGTCAGGGCCCTAATAGCCGTACCTTCCTGGCAAGTCCGCTTACCGCGGCTGCCAGCGCCATTACGGGCGTGGTTACGGATATCAGGGAGATGTTGTCTGAAGAGGAATTAGTCTGA
- a CDS encoding class I SAM-dependent methyltransferase, whose protein sequence is MNFQKHIQREGKGTAKLFDERSLTADYATLPPLLQQGWRVLDVGCGTGAISKDIAAKVAHVTGIDNTEYFIQSGKETYADVDNLELIHADLFSYEPEEKFDLIVAARVLQWLSDPQAAVVKLKSMLKPGGILSVLDYNHESLEWQPLPPASMLKFYATFLRWRGDAGMNNHIAMDLPWYFEEAGLSSIELLDAPEFYQRGYANFEKKIGIWSSVAQMTQMVDEGYISNEDRLQAIEEYNNWIQTGAQLMIMKLAEVRGVNK, encoded by the coding sequence ATGAACTTTCAAAAACACATACAACGCGAAGGCAAGGGAACCGCTAAGTTATTTGATGAGCGGAGCCTTACGGCCGACTATGCTACCCTGCCGCCACTATTGCAGCAGGGCTGGCGCGTGTTGGATGTGGGCTGTGGTACCGGCGCTATCTCCAAAGACATTGCCGCTAAAGTGGCGCATGTTACAGGGATAGACAATACGGAATACTTTATACAAAGCGGAAAAGAAACTTACGCGGATGTAGATAATCTTGAGCTAATACACGCCGACCTGTTTAGCTATGAGCCGGAAGAAAAATTTGACCTGATTGTAGCTGCCCGGGTACTGCAATGGTTAAGCGACCCGCAAGCCGCCGTGGTAAAGTTGAAGAGTATGTTAAAGCCGGGAGGCATCCTGTCGGTTTTAGATTATAATCATGAGTCGCTGGAGTGGCAACCGCTGCCGCCCGCCAGCATGCTCAAGTTTTATGCAACCTTTTTGAGATGGCGCGGTGATGCCGGCATGAACAATCACATTGCTATGGACCTGCCCTGGTACTTTGAAGAAGCCGGGCTATCATCCATAGAGCTTTTAGATGCGCCTGAGTTTTATCAAAGGGGCTACGCCAACTTCGAGAAAAAAATAGGTATATGGTCGTCTGTAGCGCAGATGACGCAAATGGTAGACGAAGGTTACATCAGCAATGAGGACCGGCTGCAGGCAATAGAAGAATACAACAACTGGATACAAACAGGCGCGCAATTGATGATCATGAAATTGGCTGAAGTGCGCGGAGTTAACAAATAA